A window of Desulfuromonas soudanensis genomic DNA:
CTCCATGATCTCGCGCCGGCCGCCGAAGGCGCCGACGGGGAGGCCGCCGCCGATGATCTTGCCGAGGCAGACCAGGTCGCCGCGCACCCCGAAGCGCTCCTGGGCGCCGCCGAAGGCGACGCGGAAGCCGGTCATGACCTCGTCGACGATGAGGAGGATCCCCTCGGCGTCGCACAGCGCCCGCAGTCCCTCGAGGAAGCCGGGCCGGGGAGCGACGCACCCCATATTGCCGGCGACCGCCTCGAGGATGATGCAGGCGATCGTTCCCCTGTTGGCCTCGACCACGGCCCTGGCGTCGTCGAGGTCGTTGTAGGTGGCGGTCAGGGTGTGCTTGGCGAAGTCGGCGGGAACCCCGGGGGAGGTGGGGACGCCGAAGGTGGCGGCGCCCGAGCCGGCCTTGACGAGGAGGGAGTCGGCGTGGCCGTGGTAGCAGCCGTCGAATTTGAGGATCTTGTCGCGGCCGGTGTAGCCGCGGGCGAGGCGGATGGCGCTCATGGTCGCCTCGGTCCCCGAGGAGACCATGCGCACCATCTCGATGTTGGGAAAGGCCTCGCAGACCATCTCGGCGAGGACGATCTCCTTTTCCGTCGGGGCGCCGAAGGAGGCGCCGCTCTTGGCCGCCTCGGTGATCGCCTCGACGATCTTGGGATGGCAGTGGCCGAGGATCATCGGCCCCCAGGAGCCGACGTAGTCGATATAGGCGTTGCCGTCGACGTCGTAGATGCGCGACCCTTCGGCGCGGCTGATGAAGATGGGGTCGCAGCCGACGGACTTGAAGGCGCGGACGGGGCTGTTGACCCCGCCGGGAATGGTGCGCTTGGCTTCGGTGAAAAAGGCGGCGGATTTCTGATGGTTCATGGCTCCCCCTTGAGGATGCGGATCGCGGTAAGGGTTGGGTGCCGCCCGAAGCGGCAAAAGATGCGAATTGATTAGCACAGCGTCTTCGGCCTTGTCAAGGAGCCCTCCGCGGCGACGCCCGGGAGTGGAGGGCAAAAATTTTTCCTATCGGCGGGCGAGAGCCCCCTCCCTCCCTCTGTGCGGCCGCCGCCGGCGCGGTTTATCTGGAATTCAGCATTTGACAACGACCCGAAAGTTGTTTTATAAACCTTGGTCTGACCAATTTAGTCCTTGATCCACGGAAGGAGTGCGCCATGACCGAACTGCTGCTGATCCTGGTAGGCGCGATTTTCGTTAACAACTTCGTCCTCTCGCGCTTTCTCGGGATCTGCCCCTTCCTCGGCGTCTCGAAAAAGGTGGAAACCGCTCTCGGCATGGGGATGGCTGTGACTTTTGTCATGACCATCGCCGCCGTCGTCACCTGGTTCATCCAGTATTTCATCCTCATCCCCTTCGGCATCGAATACCTGCAGACCATCGCCTTTATCCTCGTCATCGCCTCCCTGGTGCAGCTGGTGGAGATGGTGGTGCAGAAGACGAGCCCCGTCCTCTACCAGGCCCTCGGCATCTTTCTCCCCCTGATCACCACCAACTGCGCCGTCCTCGGTCTGGCCGTACTCAATATCCAGAAAGAATACTCGTTTCTCGAGAGCGTGATTTTCGCCCTCGGCGCCG
This region includes:
- the hemL gene encoding glutamate-1-semialdehyde 2,1-aminomutase translates to MNHQKSAAFFTEAKRTIPGGVNSPVRAFKSVGCDPIFISRAEGSRIYDVDGNAYIDYVGSWGPMILGHCHPKIVEAITEAAKSGASFGAPTEKEIVLAEMVCEAFPNIEMVRMVSSGTEATMSAIRLARGYTGRDKILKFDGCYHGHADSLLVKAGSGAATFGVPTSPGVPADFAKHTLTATYNDLDDARAVVEANRGTIACIILEAVAGNMGCVAPRPGFLEGLRALCDAEGILLIVDEVMTGFRVAFGGAQERFGVRGDLVCLGKIIGGGLPVGAFGGRREIMEMLSPVGGVYQAGTLSGNPLAMSAGIATLNLLKAEGFYDLIEEKSAYLEKGLLEAAKEAPFKTSWQRVGGMFCTFFTEGPVYSFADAAKSDTKAFGKFFRAMLEEGINLAPSQFEAGFMSAAHSTDDLDRTIEAARRSFKSL
- the rsxA gene encoding electron transport complex subunit RsxA, yielding MTELLLILVGAIFVNNFVLSRFLGICPFLGVSKKVETALGMGMAVTFVMTIAAVVTWFIQYFILIPFGIEYLQTIAFILVIASLVQLVEMVVQKTSPVLYQALGIFLPLITTNCAVLGLAVLNIQKEYSFLESVIFALGAALGFTLAMVLFAGLRERIDLSPVPASFRGTAIALITAGLLSLAFMGFAGLVKG